One window of the Pelmatolapia mariae isolate MD_Pm_ZW linkage group LG15, Pm_UMD_F_2, whole genome shotgun sequence genome contains the following:
- the LOC134642778 gene encoding afadin- and alpha-actinin-binding protein-like, translating into MYKTLLSNYDARQRELVLENAELRKVLQQMKKDMVSILSSRKPAAKSDKREHSGVQATSEEEEVFDSSKESVELYCFHAREKLTNSIRLQWRRLKSHVERLDSQASLVQMVESKNTDAVPQETQEEEMDRLKLEIQQCKDFIQTQQQLLQQQLSSPCDEETASLLSNCYVLQEKERLGEEWKTLEEQRKIFERERKNFTEAAIRLSQERKAFEEDRATWLKHQFLNLSPFADSKKTPLLKSKSAFLISETEAAATVAPEKLIKCHSDTASPTPRCVPLTSASTLCLIPENSSVQPKTNGELVEESSMFCGDVFVQHQQWEYSEDHTLSQEKNSSI; encoded by the exons ATGTATAAGACTCTGCTGAGCAACTATGACGCTCGCCAGAGAGAGCTCGTGCTGGAAAATGCAGAGCTGAGAAAAGTGTTGCAGCAGATGAAAAAAGACATGGTGTCCATTCTAAGTTCAAGAAAACCAGCTGCGAAAAGCGACAAACGTGAACACAGTGGTGTACAG gCCACATcggaggaggaagaggtgtTCGATTCCAGTAAGGAAAGTGTCGAGCTTTATTGCTTTCATGCCCGGGAGAAACTGACCAACAGTATTCGCCTCCAGTGGAGAAGACTTAAGAGCCACGTCGAAAGACTGGACAGCCAAG CATCCTtggttcagatggtggaaagCAAAAACACTGATGCTGTTCCACAAGAGACTCAGGAGGAAGAGATGGACAGACTAAAGCTGGAGATCCAGCAGTGCAAAGACTTTattcaaacacagcagcagcttctACAG CAGCAGCTAAGCTCTCCATGTGATGAGGAAACTGCATCCCTGCTAAGCAATTGCTACGTGCTTCAAGAGAAGGAGCGCCTCGGGGAGGAGTGGAAGACtctggaggagcagaggaagatctttgagagggagaggaagaacTTTACAGAGGCAGCCATCAGACTGAGCCAGGAg AGGAAGGCCTTTGAGGAGGATCGAGCAACATGGCTCAAACACCAGTTTTTAAACTTGAGTCCATTTGCAGACTCAAAGAAAACCCCTTTGTTAAAATCTAAAAGTGCCTTTTTGATAT CTGAAACAGAGGCGGCTGCGACGGTGGCTCCAGAAAAGCTCATCAAATGTCATTCAGACACAGCCTCCCCCACACCCAGGTGTGTCCCGCTCACGTCAGCTTCCACGCTTTGCCTTATCCCAGAAAACAG CTCAGTGCAACCAAAGACAAACGGGGAACTTGTGGAGGAATCGAGCATGTTTTGTGGAGATGTTTTCGTCCAGCACCAACAGTGGGAGTACAGCGAGGACCACACACTCTCACAGGAGAAGAACAGCTCCATCTGA